From Caldicellulosiruptor hydrothermalis 108, a single genomic window includes:
- a CDS encoding DNA internalization-related competence protein ComEC/Rec2, whose translation MTRKALFVAGFMMIGIVLGRNIKEIEALVFCLLLILGALCAAYYFFPQYFKKEKFLFILCFLFLTLQLFRTHYIFYVHEPQKNLDGKHVSIVGSVCSFPEISEKKTSFYLKTKLNAKAITLRVTTESKKSIFYGDNVKVSGKLKIPKGKTNRFGFDYREYLKGKGAIYTLYSKEVEVISQGKNVLSLLNRFSAMLNNLIDRSFKNDISSLLKGLILGNKSTIPDDMYKDFQRSGLAHLLAVSGGNVGVLCAFVEILFRRILKVYGKGVNFLIIGVIIVFAIVTGMSASVVRASIMAAIFYAGRIIYRNPDMLNSLAVSSVLMLLVNPLFLFDIGFQLSFLSVLSIILFCKGIYEYFAKLKIPRGVSSLIAVSISAQILILPLMAYYFSEVSVISFLTNIVAVPVAGAVVPSGLLYFIFLVFNIDILPFKWFLEVCVNVLMYLSRLSHVGFSHVKVILWDEKLIFCYYLVVASLIFRKFINRQLKYVIYLSICGLLVAFILQTLINYNRLIINVIDVGQGDSSLITYKGFSMMIDTGPEYEDFSSLKRVVLPYILKRGVSKLDVLVLTHKHSDHIGDFEYLLDEMKVDRIVTSKEVYFENAQKFKGQKVVLVDSLKVYRYKDLKAYFIPPVKEDENSSVVVKLTFGNFSMLFTGDASYESEIEYMKRFNLHATILKVGHHGSSTATSEEFLENVKPRLAVISVGKDNIFGHPSNEVLQRLKERNIKVYRTDLNGTIEIVVDKNKVMINPYIVR comes from the coding sequence ATGACAAGAAAGGCGTTATTTGTTGCCGGTTTTATGATGATAGGAATTGTTCTGGGCAGAAATATAAAAGAAATTGAGGCACTTGTATTTTGCCTTTTGCTAATTTTAGGAGCGCTGTGTGCTGCCTACTATTTTTTTCCTCAGTACTTTAAAAAGGAAAAGTTTTTGTTTATTTTATGTTTTCTTTTTCTTACGCTTCAGCTTTTCAGGACACACTACATTTTCTATGTCCACGAACCACAAAAAAATCTGGATGGGAAACATGTTTCTATTGTTGGTAGTGTGTGCTCATTTCCCGAGATAAGTGAAAAAAAGACTTCCTTTTATCTGAAAACAAAGCTAAATGCAAAGGCTATTACTCTTAGGGTTACAACAGAGTCTAAAAAAAGTATTTTTTATGGAGATAATGTGAAAGTTTCTGGAAAACTAAAAATTCCAAAAGGAAAGACAAATAGATTCGGATTTGACTACAGGGAATATTTGAAAGGCAAAGGTGCTATTTATACACTTTACTCAAAAGAGGTAGAGGTTATCTCTCAAGGCAAAAATGTTCTCAGCCTCCTCAATAGATTTTCTGCAATGCTAAATAATCTTATAGATAGGTCTTTTAAAAATGATATATCTTCACTTTTGAAAGGTTTAATTCTTGGCAACAAATCCACAATTCCAGATGATATGTACAAAGACTTTCAGCGAAGCGGGCTTGCTCATCTTCTTGCGGTCTCTGGTGGAAATGTAGGAGTGCTATGCGCTTTTGTTGAGATTTTGTTCAGAAGAATATTAAAGGTTTATGGTAAGGGAGTAAACTTTTTAATAATAGGTGTCATAATTGTTTTTGCTATCGTCACAGGTATGTCGGCATCGGTTGTTAGAGCCTCAATTATGGCGGCAATCTTCTATGCTGGAAGGATTATTTACAGAAATCCTGACATGCTCAATAGCCTAGCTGTATCAAGCGTTTTGATGCTTTTGGTAAATCCGCTTTTTCTTTTTGACATTGGGTTTCAGCTGTCTTTTTTGAGTGTTCTTTCAATAATTCTGTTTTGTAAAGGGATATATGAGTATTTTGCGAAGTTAAAGATACCAAGAGGTGTATCTTCACTTATTGCAGTTTCAATTTCTGCTCAAATTTTAATATTGCCATTGATGGCTTATTATTTTTCTGAGGTCTCAGTTATTTCATTCTTGACAAACATAGTTGCTGTACCAGTTGCAGGTGCTGTTGTACCAAGTGGGCTGTTGTATTTTATATTTTTGGTCTTCAATATAGATATATTACCATTTAAATGGTTTTTAGAAGTCTGTGTGAACGTACTAATGTACCTTTCAAGATTATCTCATGTTGGGTTTTCGCATGTGAAAGTCATTTTATGGGATGAGAAGCTAATATTTTGTTACTATCTTGTCGTGGCATCTTTGATTTTTAGAAAATTTATAAACAGGCAACTAAAATATGTGATATATTTGAGTATTTGTGGACTGCTTGTGGCATTTATCTTACAGACACTTATAAATTACAACAGGCTCATCATAAACGTAATAGATGTAGGACAGGGAGACAGTAGCCTTATTACATACAAGGGATTTTCAATGATGATTGATACAGGACCTGAGTATGAAGATTTCAGCAGCTTGAAAAGAGTAGTTCTTCCGTATATACTCAAAAGAGGGGTATCAAAACTTGACGTTTTGGTCTTGACACACAAGCACAGCGACCACATTGGAGACTTTGAATATCTGCTTGATGAGATGAAAGTCGACAGGATTGTAACATCAAAAGAGGTCTATTTTGAAAATGCTCAAAAGTTCAAAGGGCAAAAGGTTGTGTTAGTAGATAGCTTGAAAGTTTATCGCTACAAGGATTTAAAAGCCTATTTTATCCCACCGGTAAAAGAAGATGAAAATAGTTCTGTTGTTGTGAAGCTGACCTTTGGCAATTTTTCTATGCTTTTTACTGGTGATGCCTCATATGAGTCTGAGATAGAATACATGAAAAGGTTTAATTTACATGCGACCATTTTAAAAGTGGGGCACCATGGAAGCAGCACAGCAACATCTGAAGAGTTTTTGGAAAATGTAAAGCCAAGACTTGCAGTAATTTCAGTAGGGAAAGACAACATCTTTGGGCATCCTTCGAATGAGGTCTTACAAAGACTCAAAGAAAGGAATATTAAGGTTTATAGAACAGATTTAAATGGAACCATAGAGATAGTGGTTGACAAAAATAAAGTGATGATAAACCCGTATATTGTGAGGTGA
- a CDS encoding PHP domain-containing protein produces MIDLHVHTTFSDGTLTPQEVVKLAKEKGLFAIAITDHDTTDGVIHAIDEGNRLGLKVVSGVEISADFEIEMHILGLFVDINNEFLQQRLKMLERFRKERNPKIIEKLRQMGYSISMDEVEKLSSGEMIGRPHIAQVLVKKGYFSSTKEVFEKLLGFGKPAYVKKDKLKPQEAIEAIKKAGGLAILAHPHKYLYLEEGSENVFLELKEYGLDGLEVFHSDHSQKETNMLLEIAKKLDLAISGGSDFHGENKPEICIGVGKGNLKIDDEIFYLLESRVLKR; encoded by the coding sequence ATGATTGATCTTCATGTTCACACAACATTTTCAGATGGAACGCTTACTCCTCAAGAGGTTGTAAAGCTTGCTAAAGAAAAAGGGCTTTTTGCTATTGCCATAACTGACCATGATACAACAGATGGTGTAATACATGCCATCGATGAGGGAAACAGGCTTGGGCTTAAAGTGGTGAGCGGTGTTGAGATAAGCGCTGATTTTGAGATAGAAATGCATATTTTAGGGCTTTTTGTAGATATTAACAATGAATTCTTGCAGCAAAGGCTAAAGATGCTTGAAAGGTTCAGGAAAGAAAGAAACCCTAAGATAATTGAAAAGCTTAGGCAAATGGGGTACAGCATTTCGATGGATGAAGTAGAAAAGTTATCTTCGGGAGAGATGATAGGAAGACCTCATATTGCCCAGGTGCTTGTCAAGAAAGGATATTTTTCGAGCACAAAAGAGGTGTTTGAAAAACTTTTAGGTTTTGGAAAACCTGCTTATGTAAAAAAGGATAAGTTAAAACCTCAAGAGGCTATTGAGGCAATAAAAAAGGCAGGCGGGCTTGCTATTTTGGCACATCCTCACAAGTATTTATATCTGGAAGAGGGAAGCGAAAACGTATTTTTGGAACTAAAAGAATATGGGCTTGACGGGCTTGAGGTTTTCCACTCAGACCACAGCCAAAAAGAGACAAATATGCTACTTGAGATTGCTAAAAAACTTGACCTTGCTATCAGCGGCGGAAGCGACTTTCACGGGGAAAACAAACCAGAGATTTGTATAGGAGTTGGAAAGGGAAATTTAAAGATAGATGATGAAATTTTCTACTTGTTAGAAAGCAGGGTACTAAAACGATGA
- a CDS encoding L-lactate dehydrogenase, which produces MRKPGKIVIIGTGFVGASTAFALVDAGLATELVLIDANYAKAEGEAMDLNHGISFVKPVKIWAGDYEDCKDADIIIITAGANQKPGETRLDLTHKNAQITKSIVENIIKYTQDAILLMVTNPVDVLTYVMYKVSGLPKNQIIGSGTVLDSSRFRYLLAQHCQVDVRNVHAYILGEHGDSEIAAWSLTNIGGVNFMQECLLCGKNCSPEVKEEIFNKVKNAAYEIIERKGATYYAIALAVRRIVEAIIRDENSILPVSSIVDDVYGVKDVAISLPAIVNKSGVVKVFDIPLTDEEKEKLKNSAQVIKSVIESLNL; this is translated from the coding sequence ATGAGAAAACCGGGTAAAATTGTAATAATTGGAACAGGATTTGTGGGCGCATCAACTGCTTTTGCTCTTGTAGATGCCGGGCTTGCAACAGAACTTGTTCTGATTGACGCTAATTATGCAAAAGCTGAAGGTGAAGCGATGGATTTAAATCACGGAATATCCTTTGTAAAACCCGTCAAGATATGGGCAGGTGATTATGAGGATTGCAAAGATGCTGATATAATAATAATCACTGCTGGTGCCAACCAAAAGCCTGGTGAAACAAGGCTTGACCTTACTCATAAAAATGCGCAGATTACAAAGTCGATAGTGGAAAATATTATCAAATACACGCAGGATGCAATACTTTTAATGGTCACCAATCCTGTTGATGTTCTCACTTACGTAATGTATAAAGTTTCAGGTCTGCCAAAAAATCAGATTATAGGATCTGGAACAGTCTTAGACTCATCGCGATTCAGATACCTCTTGGCACAGCACTGCCAGGTCGACGTGAGAAATGTCCATGCATATATCTTGGGCGAACATGGAGATAGTGAGATTGCTGCATGGTCGCTTACAAACATAGGTGGCGTGAATTTTATGCAAGAGTGTCTTTTGTGCGGGAAAAACTGCTCACCTGAAGTAAAAGAGGAAATATTCAACAAAGTAAAAAACGCTGCATACGAAATAATTGAAAGAAAAGGAGCAACATATTACGCCATTGCATTGGCTGTTAGAAGAATTGTTGAAGCTATAATCAGAGATGAAAATTCTATACTGCCTGTCTCATCAATAGTTGATGACGTATATGGTGTAAAAGACGTTGCAATTTCCCTTCCTGCAATTGTCAACAAAAGCGGAGTTGTAAAAGTATTTGATATTCCTCTGACAGATGAGGAAAAAGAAAAGCTTAAAAACTCTGCTCAGGTAATAAAAAGTGTGATAGAGTCTTTAAACCTATAG
- a CDS encoding ABC transporter permease: MESVSKELFVPVPKEERQQETIVRPSMSYWQDAWRRLKANKVAMASMWTIVFFVLLAIIGPIVMPYRYDQQIRGHEALPPSLTHLFGTDELGRDLFVRCLYGMRISLSIGIVATIINIVIGVLYGGISGYIGGKVDNFMMRIVDILYSIPLMIYVILLSVSLKPALEDLFDKYSFLSGLQTVGAPLVCIYIALGLTYWISMARIVRGEILSLKQQEYVTAAKTIGASGWRILLRHLIPNSMGSIIVTATLQIPSAIFTESFLSFIGLGVDAPVPSLGSLASDGVNGFISYPYRLFFPSLLLCLIILAFNLFGDGLRDALDPRMRK, translated from the coding sequence ATGGAGAGCGTATCAAAAGAACTTTTTGTGCCAGTTCCAAAAGAGGAGAGGCAGCAAGAGACAATTGTCAGGCCCAGCATGAGCTACTGGCAGGATGCATGGAGGAGACTTAAGGCTAATAAAGTAGCAATGGCATCAATGTGGACAATAGTGTTTTTTGTATTGCTTGCCATAATTGGTCCGATTGTTATGCCATACAGATATGATCAGCAAATTAGAGGGCATGAAGCACTACCGCCATCACTTACTCACTTATTTGGAACCGATGAGCTTGGTAGAGATTTGTTTGTAAGATGCTTGTATGGTATGAGAATCTCTCTTTCCATAGGAATTGTTGCAACAATTATAAATATCGTGATTGGTGTTTTATATGGGGGCATCTCAGGATATATAGGTGGCAAAGTTGACAATTTTATGATGAGAATAGTTGATATTCTCTACAGCATACCTTTGATGATATACGTTATTCTGCTTTCAGTATCCTTAAAACCTGCTTTGGAAGATCTTTTTGATAAGTATTCATTTTTGAGCGGACTTCAGACAGTGGGTGCACCACTTGTTTGTATATACATTGCACTGGGATTGACATACTGGATTTCGATGGCGAGGATTGTACGTGGCGAGATATTGAGCTTAAAACAGCAAGAGTATGTCACAGCGGCAAAGACAATTGGTGCAAGTGGTTGGAGGATTTTGCTCAGGCACCTGATTCCAAACAGCATGGGGTCAATTATAGTCACTGCTACACTGCAGATTCCAAGCGCTATTTTTACTGAGTCTTTCTTGAGCTTTATTGGCCTTGGTGTTGACGCACCTGTTCCATCGCTTGGTTCTTTAGCATCAGACGGTGTTAATGGTTTTATATCATACCCTTATAGGCTATTTTTTCCGTCGCTTTTGTTGTGTTTGATAATACTTGCTTTCAACTTGTTTGGTGATGGGCTCAGAGATGCACTTGACCCACGAATGAGAAAGTAA
- a CDS encoding ABC transporter ATP-binding protein translates to MNEVLIEVKNLKKYFPVKMGLGKKAYIKAVDDVSFFIKKGETLGLVGESGCGKSTTGRTIIRLYEPTSGQIIFKGEDITKKDMLPYRKSMQMIFQDPYASLNPRMTVGDIIGEPLEIHNIAKGNEKKERVQELLRLVGLSSEHANRYPHEFSGGQRQRIGIARALAVEPEFIICDEPISALDVSIQAQIVNMLEDLQQQLGLTYLFIAHDLSMVKHISSRVGVMYLGKLVELAESNELYSNPLHPYTQALLSAIPIPDPKISKERTRIILEGDVPSPLNPPTGCRFRTRCKYAFDRCKEEEPVLKDVGSGHYVACHLMDRK, encoded by the coding sequence TTGAATGAGGTTTTGATTGAAGTAAAAAATCTAAAAAAGTATTTTCCAGTAAAGATGGGGCTGGGGAAAAAAGCATATATAAAAGCGGTAGATGATGTGAGCTTTTTCATAAAAAAGGGAGAAACATTGGGACTTGTTGGTGAAAGCGGCTGTGGAAAATCTACAACGGGAAGAACTATCATAAGGCTTTATGAGCCAACAAGCGGGCAGATTATATTCAAAGGAGAAGATATAACAAAAAAAGACATGCTTCCTTATAGAAAATCCATGCAGATGATTTTCCAGGACCCGTATGCCTCACTCAATCCCAGGATGACAGTTGGTGATATTATAGGTGAGCCGCTTGAGATACACAACATTGCAAAGGGCAATGAAAAAAAAGAAAGAGTTCAAGAACTCTTAAGACTTGTGGGACTCAGCAGCGAGCATGCAAACAGGTACCCGCACGAGTTTTCTGGTGGTCAGAGACAGCGAATTGGTATTGCAAGGGCTTTGGCAGTTGAGCCTGAATTTATCATCTGCGATGAGCCAATTTCAGCGCTTGATGTGTCAATCCAGGCTCAGATTGTGAATATGCTGGAAGATTTGCAGCAGCAGCTTGGACTTACCTACCTTTTTATTGCTCATGACCTGTCAATGGTAAAGCATATAAGCAGCAGGGTAGGTGTAATGTATTTAGGAAAGCTTGTGGAACTTGCAGAAAGTAACGAGCTTTACAGTAATCCTTTGCATCCGTACACACAGGCACTGCTTTCTGCAATACCAATACCTGACCCGAAAATCTCTAAAGAAAGGACAAGGATTATATTGGAGGGAGATGTTCCAAGCCCTCTCAATCCGCCAACCGGTTGCAGGTTTAGAACAAGATGCAAGTATGCGTTTGACAGGTGCAAAGAGGAAGAGCCAGTACTTAAGGATGTAGGTTCTGGTCATTACGTAGCCTGCCATTTGATGGACAGAAAATAA
- the rpsT gene encoding 30S ribosomal protein S20 translates to MANTKSAKKKIKVIRRRTIENKIQKFKMKKAIKEVKKALLSGDIEKAKELYSKAAKLIDQTAAKGVIHKNNASRKKSRLMKLINKYAALSSPQPESKAQ, encoded by the coding sequence TTGGCAAACACAAAGTCTGCTAAAAAGAAGATAAAGGTTATAAGACGAAGAACTATCGAAAATAAGATTCAAAAATTTAAAATGAAAAAGGCTATAAAAGAGGTCAAAAAAGCATTGCTTAGCGGTGACATCGAAAAGGCAAAAGAACTTTACTCAAAAGCTGCAAAGCTCATTGACCAGACAGCTGCAAAAGGTGTTATACACAAGAACAATGCTTCAAGAAAGAAATCAAGACTTATGAAACTAATCAACAAGTACGCTGCTCTGTCTTCACCACAGCCAGAATCAAAAGCTCAATAA
- the holA gene encoding DNA polymerase III subunit delta — protein sequence MAEKSKEIIKELNSQLLKKDFKKIYLFYGQEIFLIDEYTRRFSHAIVGGNLNNIVKFDGETANYNDIINEMFSISFDLEPRVLIFKNFFKYASTNSNLNLSAIIDNIKNFRSDSTYIIFKEYEAKENKLFSALKQIAFSAELVQPSMPDLVKWVQNVMSKEGKTISENMAQEIILHYNKDMMLIYNYLQVLISYLGKRSKVTHDDILKTLTDNPQDHIFQMLDAFATKDTEGGYKYLRELYQLRTSVSKILALILRHFKILGMLKEMQETNKKQIAKQLGILEFFVDKYKKQAESFTLDKIKSIIQKTIEYEYMIKKGQIDDETALEMLLYQIVK from the coding sequence ATGGCTGAAAAATCAAAAGAGATTATAAAAGAATTAAATTCGCAGCTCTTGAAAAAGGATTTCAAGAAGATTTACCTTTTTTATGGACAAGAAATATTTTTGATTGATGAATATACACGACGGTTTAGCCATGCCATAGTAGGTGGGAATTTGAACAATATAGTAAAGTTTGACGGTGAGACTGCAAATTATAACGATATAATAAACGAAATGTTTTCAATATCTTTTGATTTAGAGCCAAGAGTGCTAATTTTCAAAAACTTTTTCAAGTACGCATCTACAAACTCCAACTTAAATCTTTCTGCTATCATAGATAATATCAAAAATTTCAGAAGTGACAGTACTTATATAATCTTCAAAGAATATGAAGCAAAAGAAAACAAGTTGTTTTCTGCCCTCAAACAAATAGCATTTTCTGCAGAGCTTGTGCAGCCTTCTATGCCCGATTTGGTAAAATGGGTTCAAAATGTAATGTCTAAAGAAGGGAAAACAATCTCTGAAAATATGGCACAGGAGATTATTCTTCATTACAACAAAGACATGATGCTTATTTACAACTATTTACAAGTTCTCATTTCGTATCTTGGTAAAAGAAGCAAGGTTACGCATGATGATATATTAAAGACCTTGACCGACAACCCACAAGACCATATATTCCAGATGCTTGATGCTTTTGCCACAAAGGACACAGAAGGTGGTTATAAGTATCTGAGAGAGCTATATCAGCTCAGGACAAGTGTCAGCAAGATTTTGGCTTTGATTTTGCGTCATTTTAAGATACTTGGAATGTTAAAAGAGATGCAGGAGACAAATAAGAAACAGATTGCAAAACAGCTTGGTATTCTTGAGTTCTTTGTTGACAAGTACAAAAAACAAGCAGAAAGCTTTACCCTTGACAAGATAAAATCTATAATCCAAAAAACCATAGAATATGAGTACATGATAAAAAAAGGGCAAATTGATGATGAGACAGCGCTTGAAATGCTTTTGTACCAGATTGTAAAATAA
- a CDS encoding NAD(P)/FAD-dependent oxidoreductase — MNTVYDVIIVGAGPCGIFTAYELVKISSAAKVVIFEKGRDIESRECPKRVTNVCSGCKPCNITTGFSGAGAFSDGKLSLSPNVGGRIQEFVGQNKAIELIKYVDSIYLENGADTKVYGTNSQVIEEIKRKATVANLMLVESPIRHLGTEEAKKIYKRLQDFLLSNNIEIKFRTPVKDLIVEDGKVAGVVAEDGSIYHAKNVVICVGREGASWLSKIIEKYNIPCENNRVDIGVRVETPNHIWKGITEHLYESKFIYYTKTFDDKVRTFCMNPGGYVAVEHYDNLAVVNGHSYKNIKSDNTNFALLVSKHFTDPFKDSIKYGKYIAELANMLSGGKVLVQRYGDFIRGRRSNEERIKRNSVVPTLTDAVAGDLSLVLPYRIMLDIKEMIEALDYVVQGVASFDTLLYGVEVKFYSNEVKVKNNFECLTIQNLYFGGDGAGITRGLMQASVNGVLIAREIASKL; from the coding sequence ATGAACACAGTTTATGATGTCATTATTGTAGGGGCAGGACCATGTGGGATATTTACGGCATATGAGCTTGTGAAAATTTCTTCTGCAGCAAAAGTTGTGATATTCGAGAAAGGAAGAGACATCGAGTCGAGAGAGTGTCCAAAGAGAGTTACAAATGTTTGTAGCGGCTGCAAACCTTGTAATATAACAACTGGATTTTCGGGTGCAGGTGCGTTTTCTGATGGGAAGTTGTCACTATCACCAAATGTTGGCGGCAGAATTCAAGAATTTGTCGGGCAAAACAAGGCAATAGAGCTCATAAAGTACGTAGATAGCATATACCTTGAAAATGGGGCAGACACTAAGGTATATGGTACAAATAGTCAGGTGATTGAGGAGATAAAGAGGAAGGCAACTGTTGCAAACCTCATGCTTGTTGAAAGTCCAATAAGACATCTTGGCACCGAAGAGGCAAAAAAAATATACAAAAGACTCCAGGATTTTCTCCTTAGCAATAACATTGAGATAAAATTCAGAACACCTGTAAAAGACTTGATTGTGGAAGACGGAAAAGTGGCAGGGGTTGTTGCTGAGGATGGCAGTATATACCATGCAAAAAATGTTGTGATATGTGTTGGGCGTGAAGGTGCAAGCTGGCTTTCGAAAATAATAGAAAAGTATAATATCCCGTGTGAGAATAACAGGGTTGACATAGGTGTGAGGGTAGAGACGCCAAATCATATATGGAAGGGGATAACAGAGCATCTTTATGAGAGCAAGTTCATATACTATACAAAAACATTTGATGACAAGGTAAGAACATTTTGCATGAACCCGGGTGGGTATGTTGCTGTTGAACACTATGACAACTTGGCAGTAGTTAACGGTCACAGCTACAAAAATATAAAGAGCGACAACACAAACTTTGCTCTGCTTGTATCAAAACACTTTACAGACCCCTTCAAAGATAGTATAAAGTATGGCAAGTACATTGCAGAACTTGCAAACATGCTCTCAGGAGGCAAAGTACTTGTTCAAAGGTATGGTGATTTTATAAGAGGTAGAAGGTCAAACGAGGAGAGGATAAAAAGAAACTCTGTTGTACCGACACTTACAGATGCTGTTGCCGGTGATTTGAGCTTAGTTTTGCCATACAGGATTATGCTTGATATAAAAGAGATGATTGAAGCTTTGGACTATGTAGTGCAGGGAGTTGCATCGTTTGACACGCTGCTTTACGGTGTTGAGGTTAAATTTTATTCAAACGAGGTAAAAGTCAAGAACAATTTTGAGTGTTTGACAATTCAAAACCTTTATTTTGGTGGCGATGGAGCAGGAATTACAAGAGGACTTATGCAGGCGAGTGTAAATGGAGTTTTGATTGCCCGCGAGATTGCAAGTAAATTATAA
- a CDS encoding ABC transporter permease, translating into MARYILKRILWSIVSLFVIITVTFFLMRMIPGGPFTGEKTLPEQILQNLNEKYGLNKPLAVQYVKYLNSLLHGDLGISMRNQGRTVNEIIAETFPVSAKVGILAIILSLLIGIPLGIWSAVHQGKWQDNLSMVIATIFITIPGFVLAVILMYIFGVKLQLVPIMGLDEPRSYILPVVTLAAYPISFIARLIRSSMLESLSQDYIRTARAKGLSDFIVIYKHALKNSLIPVVTYLGPLIAGILTGSFVVEKIFSIPGMGRFYVDSISNRDYSLVMGTTIFYAAFLIFMNLIVDIIYVFIDPRIKLED; encoded by the coding sequence GTGGCAAGATACATACTCAAAAGGATATTGTGGTCCATTGTATCATTATTCGTAATAATTACTGTTACGTTTTTTCTCATGCGAATGATACCTGGTGGTCCGTTCACGGGTGAAAAGACTTTGCCTGAGCAGATTTTACAAAACCTGAACGAAAAATATGGACTCAACAAACCACTTGCAGTCCAGTATGTTAAGTATTTAAATAGCCTTTTGCACGGCGATTTGGGAATTTCAATGAGAAATCAGGGCAGAACTGTCAATGAAATTATCGCAGAGACATTTCCTGTTTCTGCAAAGGTAGGTATTTTAGCTATAATCCTAAGCCTTTTGATAGGGATACCTCTTGGTATTTGGTCAGCTGTGCATCAAGGAAAGTGGCAAGACAATTTGTCGATGGTGATAGCTACAATTTTCATTACAATACCAGGATTTGTGCTTGCGGTAATCTTAATGTATATCTTTGGCGTAAAGCTTCAGCTTGTTCCTATTATGGGGCTGGATGAACCAAGAAGTTATATTCTTCCAGTTGTAACGCTGGCAGCTTATCCAATATCCTTTATTGCAAGGCTTATTCGAAGCAGTATGCTTGAAAGTTTATCACAGGACTATATAAGGACTGCACGAGCGAAAGGACTTTCAGATTTTATAGTCATATACAAACATGCTCTGAAAAACTCTTTGATTCCTGTTGTAACATACTTAGGTCCTTTAATTGCAGGAATACTCACTGGTAGTTTTGTTGTTGAAAAGATTTTCTCAATCCCAGGAATGGGAAGGTTCTATGTTGATAGTATATCAAACAGGGACTATTCACTTGTGATGGGAACCACAATATTTTATGCAGCATTTTTGATATTTATGAACCTAATTGTTGACATTATCTACGTATTTATAGACCCGCGTATAAAACTTGAGGACTGA